The following coding sequences are from one Mycobacterium bourgelatii window:
- a CDS encoding cupin domain-containing protein, protein MATADGFHPDFDETTPTLARNRVHHVKASEISSDTAQSDGMRRFAALSGLSVGAEKLWMGETHVSPATASANHHHGDSETAIYVRSGNPEFVFHDGAQEVRIATQPGDYIFVPPYLPHREENPDPTTPAEVVIARSTQEAIVVNLPALYPL, encoded by the coding sequence ATGGCAACAGCCGACGGATTCCACCCCGACTTCGACGAAACGACACCGACGTTGGCACGCAACCGGGTGCACCACGTCAAGGCATCGGAGATCAGTTCCGACACCGCGCAATCCGACGGAATGCGTCGCTTTGCCGCGCTCAGCGGGCTATCGGTCGGCGCCGAGAAGCTCTGGATGGGCGAGACTCATGTCTCCCCCGCGACGGCGTCGGCGAATCATCATCACGGCGACTCCGAGACGGCCATCTATGTACGAAGCGGCAACCCCGAGTTCGTGTTTCACGACGGGGCGCAAGAGGTTCGCATCGCGACACAGCCCGGCGACTACATCTTCGTCCCGCCGTACCTGCCGCACCGGGAAGAGAACCCGGACCCGACCACGCCCGCCGAGGTTGTCATCGCGCGCAGCACGCAGGAGGCCATTGTGGTCAACCTGCCGGCCCTGTATCCACTGTGA
- a CDS encoding VOC family protein: protein MLGGLTVVLAVERIDHVVLNCNDVEATAAWYQRVLGMTRETFGPSHRVALRFGNQKINLRPVGAQADDPDWATGSTEAAGSADLCFVTRATPGEVRAHLLECGVKITDGPVIRTGALGVMTSHYCRDIEGNLIEISVY from the coding sequence TTGCTAGGAGGGCTGACGGTGGTACTCGCAGTCGAACGGATTGACCATGTGGTCTTGAACTGCAATGACGTCGAGGCGACTGCAGCGTGGTATCAACGGGTGCTCGGCATGACCCGAGAAACCTTTGGACCGTCGCACCGGGTTGCGCTCCGCTTCGGCAACCAGAAGATCAACCTGCGACCGGTCGGCGCGCAAGCCGACGATCCCGACTGGGCTACCGGGTCCACCGAGGCGGCGGGATCTGCAGACTTGTGCTTCGTCACGCGTGCGACCCCCGGTGAGGTGCGCGCTCACCTCCTCGAGTGTGGGGTGAAAATTACCGATGGGCCGGTGATCCGGACCGGTGCGCTTGGTGTGATGACATCGCACTATTGTCGCGACATCGAAGGCAATCTGATCGAAATCTCAGTCTACTGA
- a CDS encoding lysophospholipid acyltransferase family protein produces MNDGTIDNHEVAKWDPAFTKQVIDAIGPLVKRYFRAEVRNVDNVPAAGGALVVSNHSGGMFTPDVFILSPAFYDTFGYVRPVYTLGHYGLFLGPTEGWLRRLGVIEASRENAAAALHSGAVVIVFPGGDYDSYRPTFAANKIDFNGRTGYVRTAVETGVPIVPTVSIGAQETQLFLTRGNWLAGKLGLNKLRSDILPVSFGFPFGLSVFFPPNVPLPSKVVTEVLEPIDVVAQFGEDPDIDEVDAHVRSVMQSALDRLSRQRRFPILG; encoded by the coding sequence ATGAACGACGGCACGATCGACAATCACGAGGTCGCCAAGTGGGATCCGGCCTTCACCAAACAGGTCATCGACGCGATCGGACCGCTGGTCAAACGGTATTTCCGAGCCGAGGTGCGCAACGTCGACAACGTTCCCGCCGCCGGCGGAGCGCTGGTGGTGTCCAATCACTCGGGCGGGATGTTCACCCCGGACGTGTTCATCTTGTCGCCCGCCTTCTATGACACCTTCGGTTACGTCCGTCCCGTCTACACCCTGGGCCATTACGGCCTGTTTCTGGGCCCGACGGAGGGATGGTTGCGCCGCCTCGGCGTGATCGAAGCGAGCCGGGAAAACGCGGCCGCAGCGTTGCATTCGGGCGCCGTGGTTATCGTCTTCCCCGGCGGTGACTACGACTCGTACCGGCCCACCTTCGCGGCGAACAAAATCGACTTCAATGGGCGCACCGGCTACGTCCGTACCGCCGTCGAAACCGGCGTACCGATCGTGCCGACGGTGTCTATCGGCGCCCAAGAGACTCAACTGTTCTTGACCCGCGGCAATTGGCTGGCCGGCAAATTGGGCTTGAACAAGCTGCGGTCGGACATTCTGCCGGTCAGCTTCGGCTTCCCGTTCGGACTGAGCGTGTTCTTCCCGCCGAACGTGCCCTTGCCGTCCAAGGTGGTCACCGAGGTGCTCGAGCCCATCGATGTCGTCGCGCAATTCGGCGAGGACCCCGACATTGATGAGGTCGATGCGCACGTCCGCTCGGTGATGCAGTCCGCGCTCGACCGGTTGTCCCGGCAGCGCCGGTTCCCAATTCTGGGGTGA
- the purQ gene encoding phosphoribosylformylglycinamidine synthase subunit PurQ: MTVRIGIITFPGTLDDVDAARAARKVGAEAVSLWHADADLKNVDAVVVPGGFSYGDYLRAGAIARFAPLMGEVVAAAGRGMPVLGICNGFQVLCEAGLLPGALTRNVGLHFICRDVWLRVASTSTAWTSRFEADAELLIPLKSGEGRYVAPREVLDELEGEGRVVFRYTDNPNGSLNDIAGISSANGRVVGLMPHPEHAIEALTGPSDDGLGLFYSALDAVLSV; this comes from the coding sequence GTGACAGTACGCATTGGCATCATCACCTTCCCGGGCACGCTCGACGATGTCGACGCCGCGCGCGCGGCACGCAAGGTGGGTGCCGAGGCCGTCAGCCTGTGGCACGCCGACGCCGACCTGAAAAACGTCGACGCCGTGGTGGTGCCCGGTGGGTTTTCCTACGGCGACTATCTGCGGGCCGGGGCGATCGCCAGGTTCGCGCCCCTGATGGGCGAAGTGGTGGCCGCCGCCGGACGGGGGATGCCGGTGTTGGGGATTTGCAACGGCTTTCAGGTGCTGTGTGAGGCCGGTCTGCTGCCTGGCGCGCTGACTCGCAACGTGGGATTGCACTTCATCTGCCGCGATGTATGGCTGCGCGTCGCCTCGACATCGACGGCCTGGACGTCACGGTTCGAAGCCGACGCGGAACTGCTGATTCCACTCAAATCGGGTGAGGGGCGCTACGTGGCGCCGCGCGAGGTGCTTGACGAGTTGGAAGGCGAGGGGCGAGTGGTGTTTCGCTACACCGACAACCCCAACGGATCGCTGAACGACATCGCCGGTATCAGCTCGGCCAACGGCCGCGTCGTCGGCCTGATGCCCCACCCCGAACATGCCATCGAAGCCTTGACCGGCCCGTCTGACGACGGGTTGGGTCTGTTCTACTCTGCGCTCGACGCCGTCTTGAGCGTCTAA
- the purS gene encoding phosphoribosylformylglycinamidine synthase subunit PurS codes for MARVVVHVMPKAEILDPQGQAIVGALGRLGHKGISDVRQGKRFELEVDDTVDDATLAEIAESLLANTVIEDWTISRDEQ; via the coding sequence GTGGCCCGGGTGGTCGTGCATGTGATGCCCAAGGCGGAGATTCTCGACCCGCAGGGTCAGGCGATAGTCGGTGCCCTGGGCCGCCTCGGGCACAAGGGAATCTCAGATGTTCGTCAGGGCAAGCGGTTTGAACTCGAAGTCGACGACACGGTCGATGACGCCACGCTGGCCGAAATCGCCGAATCATTGTTGGCGAACACCGTGATCGAAGACTGGACCATCAGCCGGGACGAGCAGTGA
- a CDS encoding LLM class flavin-dependent oxidoreductase: MVTLDVLYSAANYCWPELRDNVLRAEAEGFGTAWVFDHLSGAMMSSSRMLECFSLAGALAGVTSTIGIGTLVVNAANRSPGVTVNAVASLQEISGGRFVFGLGAGSGPGSPWALEHRLLNIELRDSVQARHQHLVDVLDLCDTLWNPLRDEKWTGFPLPMPRPPVVLGANGVALAKVAGARCDGVNVRLDHPRIGEIFEAARRARAESVRAGTPLDLSAWTSLCEESLDPDGDAQRRLADLGGHRLILVS; the protein is encoded by the coding sequence GTGGTGACGCTCGATGTCCTTTACAGCGCGGCCAACTACTGCTGGCCGGAATTGCGTGACAACGTATTGCGGGCGGAAGCCGAAGGATTCGGGACCGCGTGGGTCTTCGATCACCTGTCCGGCGCGATGATGTCGAGCTCGCGCATGCTGGAATGCTTTTCCCTGGCGGGCGCGCTAGCCGGGGTCACGTCGACCATCGGCATCGGGACGTTGGTCGTCAACGCTGCCAACCGCAGCCCGGGTGTGACGGTCAACGCCGTGGCCTCGCTGCAGGAGATCAGCGGTGGGCGCTTCGTGTTCGGTCTCGGCGCGGGTTCCGGTCCCGGCAGTCCCTGGGCGCTGGAACACCGCCTGCTCAACATTGAGCTGCGCGACTCCGTCCAGGCCCGCCACCAGCACCTCGTCGACGTGCTTGACCTGTGTGACACGTTGTGGAACCCGCTGCGCGACGAGAAGTGGACCGGCTTTCCGCTGCCCATGCCCCGTCCGCCGGTAGTTCTGGGCGCAAACGGCGTCGCACTGGCCAAGGTGGCCGGCGCGCGATGTGACGGAGTCAACGTTCGGCTGGACCACCCGCGGATCGGCGAGATTTTCGAGGCGGCGCGGCGCGCCCGGGCCGAGTCCGTTCGCGCCGGTACGCCCCTTGACCTCAGCGCTTGGACGTCTCTTTGCGAAGAATCCCTCGATCCCGACGGGGACGCGCAGCGCCGACTCGCCGACCTCGGTGGTCACCGGTTGATTCTGGTCTCCTGA
- a CDS encoding ATPase: MPEMRQLHVYDCALMRAVPMRVMLAMLLVAGNLAIALVVVPSAWAEPETCPPVCDQIPNSAWIDRRAVPLVSVYGWPALAGVAASVTGTTPRFRFEQVCATPSFPQDSRISAVAARATAERPEGQWQLQAQVIHWRGDTARGGDVAASVFAAAVAAVRACQLGSPNQSPSITDDEPNRMAAVISGPTIMHTYLVAHPASSTLSELTLWASSPPTVEWPVVSDAGVLDALIAPLCEAYIGSCS; this comes from the coding sequence ATGCCCGAAATGCGTCAGTTGCATGTCTACGATTGTGCCCTGATGCGGGCCGTGCCGATGCGGGTGATGCTGGCGATGCTGCTAGTCGCCGGCAACTTGGCCATTGCCCTGGTAGTGGTGCCGAGCGCGTGGGCGGAGCCCGAAACGTGCCCGCCGGTGTGCGATCAGATCCCGAACTCGGCGTGGATCGATCGACGGGCGGTGCCGCTGGTCTCGGTCTACGGGTGGCCCGCGCTGGCGGGAGTGGCCGCTTCGGTCACGGGCACGACGCCGCGGTTCCGATTCGAGCAGGTGTGCGCGACCCCGTCGTTTCCGCAGGACAGCCGGATCTCGGCGGTTGCCGCTCGGGCTACGGCGGAGCGTCCGGAGGGGCAGTGGCAGCTGCAGGCCCAGGTCATCCACTGGCGCGGTGACACCGCCCGCGGCGGGGACGTCGCCGCATCGGTGTTCGCTGCCGCCGTCGCTGCCGTACGCGCCTGCCAATTGGGGTCTCCGAACCAGTCCCCATCGATCACCGACGACGAGCCGAATCGGATGGCTGCGGTGATCAGCGGACCGACCATCATGCACACCTACCTCGTCGCGCACCCAGCGAGCAGCACCCTGAGCGAACTCACTCTGTGGGCGTCGTCGCCACCGACGGTGGAGTGGCCGGTGGTCTCGGATGCGGGGGTCTTGGACGCCCTGATCGCCCCCTTGTGTGAGGCCTACATCGGTTCGTGCTCATGA
- a CDS encoding MBL fold metallo-hydrolase translates to MQLTHFGHSCLLAEFGETKVLFDPGSFAHGFEGITGLSAILITHQHPDHVDVSRLPALLEGNPNAPLYADPQTTEQLGEPCRAVHVGDELSVGTLTIRAVGGVHAVIHPEIPVIENISYLVGDGEHPARLMHPGDALFVPDEPVDVLATPAAAPWMKISEAVEYLRAVAPARAVPIHQGIIAPDARGIYYGRLTEMTSTDFQVLPEESGVTF, encoded by the coding sequence ATGCAACTGACGCATTTCGGGCATTCCTGCCTTCTCGCCGAGTTCGGCGAAACGAAAGTGCTCTTCGACCCCGGTTCGTTTGCGCACGGCTTCGAGGGAATTACCGGCCTGTCGGCGATTCTGATCACCCACCAGCACCCCGATCACGTCGACGTTTCGCGGTTGCCTGCGCTGCTCGAGGGAAACCCGAATGCCCCGCTGTACGCCGACCCGCAGACCACCGAGCAACTGGGCGAGCCATGCCGGGCCGTCCACGTCGGCGACGAGTTGTCGGTAGGGACGTTGACCATCCGGGCCGTCGGCGGCGTGCACGCCGTCATTCACCCGGAAATCCCTGTCATAGAAAACATTTCGTATCTGGTGGGTGATGGCGAGCATCCCGCCCGGCTGATGCATCCCGGCGACGCCCTGTTCGTCCCGGATGAGCCGGTGGACGTGTTGGCCACCCCGGCCGCCGCGCCGTGGATGAAGATCTCCGAAGCCGTCGAATATCTGCGCGCGGTGGCGCCGGCGCGCGCGGTGCCCATCCACCAGGGGATCATCGCTCCGGACGCGCGCGGCATCTACTACGGCCGCCTCACGGAGATGACCAGCACCGACTTCCAGGTGCTCCCCGAGGAGAGCGGCGTCACCTTCTAA
- a CDS encoding FAD-binding dehydrogenase yields MVLPCTTMSDSPAASGDDGFTADAIIVGAGLAGLVAACELADRGLHVLILDQENSANLGGQAYWSFGGLFFVNSPEQRRLGIRDSHELALQDWLGTAAFDRPEDYWPEQWAHAYVDFAAGEKRSWLRARGLKLFPLVGWAERGGYDAQGHGNSVPRFHITWGTGPALVEIFARQLRDRPTVRFAHRHQVDKLIVERDAVTGVRGTLLEPSDAPRGVPSSRQAVGKFEFRASAVIVTSGGIGGNHDLVRKNWPRRMGRAPKQLLSGVPAHVDGRMIGIAQKAGARVINPDRMWHYTEGITNYDPIWPSHGIRIIPGPSPLWLDAAGHRLPVPLYPGFDTLGTLEYITQSGCDYTWFILNQRIIEKEFALSGQEQNPDLTSASARKLLRARVGQGPPGPVQAFVDQGVDFVSANSLAELVDRMNELPDVEPLDYDMVEAAVEARDREVVNKYTKDGQITAIRAARGYLGDRLGRVVAPHPLLDPKAGPLIAVKLHILTRKTLGGIETDLASRVLKSDGTPITGLYAAGEVAGFGGGGVHGYRALEGTFLGGCIFSGRAAGRGAADDIT; encoded by the coding sequence GTGGTACTACCCTGTACCACCATGAGTGACTCTCCGGCGGCTTCAGGGGACGACGGGTTCACCGCTGACGCGATCATCGTCGGGGCCGGATTGGCCGGGTTGGTGGCCGCCTGCGAACTGGCGGACCGTGGCCTGCATGTTTTGATCCTGGACCAGGAAAACAGCGCCAATCTGGGCGGACAGGCGTATTGGTCGTTCGGCGGCCTGTTCTTCGTGAACAGCCCCGAGCAGCGCCGGCTCGGTATTCGCGACAGCCATGAACTCGCGTTGCAGGACTGGCTGGGCACCGCGGCCTTCGACCGGCCGGAGGACTACTGGCCGGAGCAATGGGCGCACGCCTATGTCGACTTCGCGGCGGGGGAGAAGCGCAGCTGGCTGCGCGCCCGTGGGCTGAAGCTCTTTCCGCTGGTGGGCTGGGCCGAACGCGGCGGCTACGACGCTCAGGGGCACGGCAATTCCGTGCCGCGCTTCCACATCACCTGGGGTACCGGGCCGGCACTAGTGGAGATATTCGCCCGCCAACTGCGCGACCGTCCAACGGTGCGGTTCGCGCACCGGCACCAGGTTGACAAGTTGATCGTCGAGCGCGATGCGGTGACGGGCGTGCGGGGCACGCTCCTCGAGCCCTCCGATGCGCCGCGGGGTGTGCCGTCGTCGCGACAGGCGGTGGGAAAGTTCGAGTTTCGTGCTTCCGCGGTGATCGTGACCAGTGGCGGCATCGGCGGCAATCACGATTTGGTGCGCAAGAACTGGCCTCGGCGGATGGGGCGCGCCCCCAAGCAGCTGCTCAGCGGTGTGCCCGCACACGTGGACGGCAGGATGATCGGCATCGCGCAGAAAGCCGGTGCGCGGGTGATCAATCCGGACCGGATGTGGCACTACACCGAGGGCATCACCAACTACGATCCGATCTGGCCGAGCCACGGAATCCGCATCATTCCCGGCCCGTCGCCGCTGTGGCTGGACGCCGCGGGCCATCGGCTACCCGTTCCGTTGTATCCGGGCTTCGACACCCTGGGCACGTTGGAGTACATCACCCAGTCCGGTTGCGACTACACCTGGTTCATCCTGAACCAAAGGATCATTGAGAAGGAGTTCGCGCTGTCGGGTCAGGAGCAGAACCCCGACCTGACCAGTGCGAGTGCGCGAAAGCTGTTGCGCGCCAGGGTGGGCCAAGGTCCGCCGGGGCCGGTGCAGGCGTTCGTCGACCAGGGTGTGGACTTTGTCAGCGCGAACTCGTTGGCCGAGTTGGTGGACCGCATGAACGAGCTGCCCGATGTGGAACCGTTGGACTACGACATGGTCGAAGCCGCCGTCGAAGCCCGCGACCGCGAAGTGGTGAACAAATACACCAAAGACGGCCAGATCACCGCAATCCGCGCCGCCCGAGGCTATTTGGGCGATCGGCTCGGGCGGGTGGTGGCCCCGCACCCCCTGTTGGATCCCAAGGCGGGGCCGTTGATCGCCGTGAAGCTGCACATCCTGACGCGAAAGACGTTGGGCGGCATCGAAACAGACTTGGCTTCTCGGGTGCTCAAGTCCGACGGCACGCCGATCACCGGGTTGTACGCCGCGGGCGAGGTGGCGGGCTTCGGTGGCGGCGGCGTGCATGGCTACCGTGCCCTGGAAGGCACTTTCCTGGGTGGGTGCATCTTCTCCGGACGGGCCGCCGGCCGCGGCGCCGCCGACGACATCACCTAA
- a CDS encoding DUF2334 domain-containing protein has protein sequence MSGKLIVSVSGMCERTLGEVDAFCGQMDARSVPVSLLVAPRLGGDYRLDRDPRTVEWLTARRTGGDALVLHGYDEAATKRRRGEFATLHAHEANLRLMAADRVLEHLGLRTRLFAAPGWLVSPGVVKALPRNGFRLLADYHGITDLVRNETVRARVLGIGEGFLAEPWWCRMVVMSAERIARRGGIVRIAVAAHHLRKPGPLQAMLDAVDLALMHSCTPTVYQWRSDKAMPDAA, from the coding sequence GTGTCTGGAAAACTGATCGTCTCGGTCTCGGGAATGTGCGAACGCACCCTGGGCGAGGTCGACGCATTCTGCGGGCAAATGGACGCCCGCTCGGTACCGGTTTCATTGCTGGTGGCCCCGCGCCTGGGTGGTGACTACCGCCTCGACCGTGACCCACGCACCGTGGAGTGGTTGACGGCGCGGCGCACCGGTGGTGATGCGTTGGTGTTGCACGGCTATGACGAAGCGGCGACCAAGCGGCGCCGCGGCGAGTTCGCGACGCTGCACGCACATGAGGCAAACCTGCGACTGATGGCCGCTGACCGGGTGCTCGAACACCTCGGTTTGCGCACCCGACTGTTCGCCGCACCGGGCTGGCTGGTCTCTCCCGGCGTGGTCAAAGCACTGCCGCGCAATGGATTCCGGTTGTTGGCCGACTATCACGGAATCACCGATCTGGTGCGCAACGAGACAGTCCGCGCTCGGGTGTTGGGCATCGGAGAAGGATTCCTGGCCGAACCGTGGTGGTGCCGAATGGTGGTGATGTCTGCCGAGCGCATCGCGCGGCGTGGCGGCATCGTCCGCATCGCGGTCGCCGCGCATCACTTGCGCAAGCCCGGACCGCTGCAGGCGATGCTGGACGCCGTCGACCTGGCGCTCATGCACTCGTGCACGCCCACCGTGTACCAGTGGCGGTCCGACAAGGCCATGCCCGACGCCGCGTAG